A DNA window from Fusarium fujikuroi IMI 58289 draft genome, chromosome FFUJ_chr11 contains the following coding sequences:
- a CDS encoding probable type I polyketide synthase: MSAYTKDIMNNGDAIPEPLVQAVLQQDKSMPIAIVGMACKLPGEATNPDKLWELCAERKAAWSEVPKERMNIDSFWHPDGERGGNTNAKGGHFLKQDVAAFDASFFSIPPTEAKSIDPQQRILMETVYEAMESGGMSMEDMAGSDTSCYVGSFSRDYYEIIDRDPETAPLYSVTGNGAAILSNRISYFYDLKGPSLTLDTACSSSLVALHLACQSLRSGESHCSIVGATNLILNPDIITAMSNMHFFSPDSRCYSFDARANGYSRGEGIACLILKPLADAIRDNDTIRAVIRGTACNQDGKTSGIMLPSREAQEELIKTAYRDSGCDFATTAYFEAHGTGTQAGDPLESGAIGSTFGPHRPVDENGCKLPLYIGSVKTNVGHTEGTSGLAGVIKAVLSLERGAIAPNVYFETPNPQIDLEGWNLRVPTKAIAWPTKGQRRISVNSFGFGGTNGHVILDDAFHYLNGRGLKGAHRTAPRPLLDLQTGIAMSNAIAPVLSNGNGVNGHTNGHTNGPTNGYTNGHSNGHSLSSAKRHRVFIWSTHEENIAGKSAAVYAEHLAHRKEADEEAFLDNLSYTLCSRRSMLPWKSFLVAQSLPDLAEKVAATRQKPVRASISPLKIGFVFTGQGAQWFAMGRELIQTYPLFQQRLEYSDRFVKSLGAKWSLIDELNKDEETSRINESLVSQTACTALQLALVDLLASWGIRPQKVIGHSSGEIAAAYASGILPTESALKAAYFRGLHSSRVQEKLPSADGAMMAVGLAEEDANNYISALAPELGKASVACINSPTNVTVSGDRPALAALAEALQKDSVFARLLKVSTAYHSHHMDAVASDYEHSLAGMDVNTPSETIEMVSAVTGELLKSSDILGPKYWRENMVSPVRFNTGLQTLCAPRATAKRTRRLAANQASADVLVEVGPHAALAGPIKQILGVPVLEKSGIVYKSVLSRGQDACATALEAAAFLFAKGCTTIDLYKVNSPAGSHTAQPRVLVDLPPYFWNHTKSHWMESRLSIEHRFRRHARTDFLGYPVNDWNPMEPRWRNLIRLREQPWLKGHIVQGSYVYPGTGYMCMALEAMYHLRQMPEYTAPQGDFVGYRLKDVKLIRALMVPASEEGVETLFSLRHYKESTASYSNNWYEFRVFSWSAADGWAEHAHGMITAVYDAPNTAHLNRIPFNPTMDIAVGLENFAGTRTAENLYDIVDAVGLVYEEPFRNLTGDLVSNEGTAKGVVTVPDTKSLMPFEFEYPYLVHPATMDGFVQMVFPALLHAQTSIASPYLPVFFADTFVRGDIAQAAGHRFDCIATAGYTGFREVTTNVLVRDEGTGDAVVSFKDVKCSGVDSGENANDGLSGREAIKKLCFHSTWHPDPELLSQDKGDELMRSFIPVPEDPQRVANLESIAYYYYYRVLQTVTEDQVPSMKPHHQKFFRFMQYQSDLVLAHKSPHQTPEWEQLDDPVISQKMENLAVRLEPSGTDAQLICRVGRKLDKILTGVVDPLALMLEDELLYKYYESVMGYDIIYHYAEILANKNPNMQVLEIGGGTGGATAPILSAFGGNNGKYPKFTSYTFTDISSGFFEEAETKFKDWEGLVEYRRLNIEEDPVDQGFEAGKYDLVVAASVLHATANITRTLENTRKLLKPGGRLILVEISNILNQAFLLFGCLPGWWMSEESYRPWGPTMDQDMWAEHLKRVGFSDLTLAAPDSEDPKDELGRVFSCVAVEQPAPPSVDPSISSVVLIVDDGAPSDLEQCIDEKFSKLGVPVRRTRLAEAADTPLENTCCVSLAEVNRSVIKDMTLAEFEGIKTIFKSSRALLWVTEGAFNNASRPESALFHGLARSLRAENETFPLTTADFASINRKNPSETAQQLLELLKQVLRNLGTQEPEYHYEDGSWKVCRCLESVDASAQIHGCLHHESAVSDKTELQPFYQPGRPLKLSIKTPGLLDTLRFEDDPLPAEPLGTDEVEVEVKASGVNFRDIMICTGQMSDPSLGLECAGIVHRVGDNVSNVKVGQRVVAWTRYNYSNYARTPACVVEPIPDDMSYATAASLPIVYNTVIYGLQHMARLRKGESILIHAAAGGVGQAAITLAQRLGADIFVTVGTQDKRDLMKSEFGIPDERIFSSRGISFAQDIKKATNGRGVDVVLNSLAGEMLSATWDCIATFGRFIEIGKKDMIDNRRLDMAPFLRNVMFASIDLITVYEQNISLAGELLHETMDLIRTKAIKPIPRIKIFSFSQFEEAFRFMQQGKHVGKIVMVPEENDMVPAIPASSGPFTFQEDASYLITGFGGLGRSMARWMASRGAKNLIFASRSGDSRPEVRELIDELAEVGTRVKALPVDITNGPALDAAIRGIADSFPPLRGVVQAAMVLDDAIFDNMSLKSFNNGIRPKVQGTWNLHQSTLNQPLDFFVIMASSVGVLGNSGQANYSAGNAYEDALAQYRRSQGLPAISVDLGMILSVGAVAQDSTGMIRNNLESKGFVGIEEDEFLAILETSIRESSSSSAASQMITGIQTQSIVPGDDGVPVDEPFWKSSPVFSHLPKLGARSSGQSNNAGEQSIQSLLKGALLLTDAVTVIIDAMTIKLSRSLMMDVAELDPTRPTSAFGIDSLVAVELRNWFQKHMKADIAVFEILQTNSLQTLAFRVAEKSTLVEGSLADGQ; encoded by the exons ATGTCGGCATACACCAAAGATATCATGAACAATGGCGACGCAATTCCAGAGCCTCTCGTCCAGGCTGTCTTGCAGCAGGACAAGTCCATGCCTATCGCCATTGTGGGCATGGCTTGTAAACTACCCGGAGAGGCCACCAACCCAGACAAGCTATGGGAACTATGTGCCGAGAGGAAAGCCGCCTGGAGCGAAGTTCCCAAGGAGCGTATGAACATTGATTCTTTCTGGCATCCTGATGGCGAACGAGGAGGAAAC ACAAACGCAAAGGGAGGACACTTCCTCAAGCAAGACGTTGCCGCCTTTGATGCATCGTTCTTCTCCATCCCTCCCACAGAAGCAAAGAGCATTGACCCTCAACAACGCATTCTTATGGAGACAGTGTATGAGGCCATGGAGAGTGGTGGAATGAGTATGGAGGACATGGCTGGCTCCGACACGAGCTGCTACGTGGGAAGCTTCTCTCGAGACTACTATGAGATTATCGATCGAGATCCGGAAACAGCACCTCTGTACTCGGTGACGGGTAACGGAGCTGCTATTCTGTCTAACCGTATCAGCTACTTCTATGATCTCAAGGGCCCCAGTCTGACCCTGGACACAGCCTGTAGTAGTAGTCTAGTTGCCCTACATCTGGCCTGCCAGAGCTTGCGTTCAGGAGAGAGCCATTGCTCCATCGTCGGTGCCACTAACCTGATTCTCAACCCGGACATCATCACAGCCATGTCCAACATGCATTTCTTCAGCCCCGACTCACGATGCTACAGTTTCGATGCTCGTGCCAACGGCTACTCCCGTGGTGAGGGTATTGCTTGTTTGATTCTCAAGCCCTTGGCTGATGCCATCCGTGACAATGATACCATTCGTGCTGTGATTCGAGGCACTGCCTGCAATCAGGATGGGAAGACCTCAGGTATCATGTTGCCTTCGCGAGAGGCTCAAGAGGAGCTTATCAAGACGGCGTACAGGGATTCAGGTTGTGATTTTGCTACCACGGCCTATTTCGAGGCTCACGGCACTGGAACACAAGCCGGAGATCCCCTTGA ATCTGGAGCCATCGGTAGCACCTTTGGCCCCCACCGCCCTGTGGACGAGAATGGCTGCAAGCTTCCACTTTATATTGGTAGTGTCAAGACAAATGTCGGCCACACTGAAGGTACAAGTGGCCTTGCCGGTGTCATCAAGGCTGTCTTGTCTCTCGAACGTGGCGCTATTGCTCCCAACGTGTACTTTGAGACGCCCAATCCGCAGATTGACCTTGAAGGCTGGAACCTGCGAGTCCCCACCAAGGCGATAGCCTGGCCTACCAAGGGGCAACGTCGAATTAGTGTCAACTCGTTTGGATTTGGTGGAACAAACGGACACGTcattcttgatgatgcgTTTCATTATCTTAATGGGCGTGGTCTGAAGGGCGCTCACCGAACAGCCCCTAGGCCACTGCTGGACTTGCAAACTGGTATTGCAATGAGCAACGCAATTGCTCCCGTCTTGTCTAATGGCAACGGTGTCAATGGGCATACAAACGGCCATACTAATGGCCCTACTAACGGCTATACCAACGGCCACTCCAATGGTCactctctctcctctgcaAAGCGCCACCGCGTGTTCATCTGGTCTACTCATGAAGAGAACATTGCTGGAAAAAGCGCGGCCGTATATGCTGAGCATCTGGCCCACCGCAAGGAGGCAGACGAGGAAGCCTTCCTCGACAACCTCTCGTACACACTCTGCAGCCGTCGTTCCATGTTGCCCTGGAAGTCGTTCCTGGTGGCTCAGTCTCTACCCGACTTAGCCGAGAAGGTGGCCGCGACGCGCCAGAAGCCGGTGCGCGCATCCATCAGCCCGCTCAAGATCGGCTTTGTCTTTACAGGCCAGGGCGCGCAGTGGTTCGCCATGGGTCGAGAGTTGATACAGACGTACCCCCTCTTCCAACAGCGGCTGGAATATTCTGACCGGTTTGTCAAGAGTCTTGGAGCCAAATGGTCTCTCATTG ATGAACTgaacaaggatgaggagacaTCTCGCATTAACGAGTCCCTCGTTAGCCAGACCGCTTGCACGGCCCTCCAGCTTGCCTTGGTTGACCTGCTCGCCAGCTGGGGTATTCGTCCCCAGAAGGTCATAGGCCACTCGAGTGGTGAGATCGCCGCCGCTTATGCTTCAGGTATCTTGCCAACGGAATCAGCCCTCAAGGCGGCCTACTTCCGCGGTCTGCACTCTTCTCGTGTGCAAGAAAAGCTGCCGTCAGCTGATGGCGCCATGATGGCTGTTGGTCTTGCTGAGGAAGATGCCAACAATTACATCAGTGCCCTTGCTCCGGAGCTCGGGAAGGCATCCGTCGCCTGCATCAACAGCCCGACCAATGTCACTGTCTCGGGTGATCGACCTGCCCTAGCCGCTCTGGCAGAAGCTCTCCAGAAGGATTCCGTCTTTGCGCGGTTACTCAAGGTCTCGACGGCGTATCATTCCCACCACATGGATGCTGTTGCTAGCGATTACGAGCACTCTCTGGCTGGTATGGATGTCAATACGCCCTCGGAAACTATTGAGATGGTCTCGGCCGTTACTGGAGAGCTATTGAAGTCCTCTGACATCCTTGGCCCTAAGTACTGGAGGGAGAACATGGTGTCCCCCGTCCGCTTCAACACTGGTCTGCAGACTCTCTGTGCTCCCCGTGCCACTGCCAAGCGTACTCGTCGTCTTGCCGCCAATCAAGCATCTGCAGACGTCTTGGTAGAAGTCGGCCCTCACGCTGCCCTGGCAGGTCCAATCAAGCAAATTCTGGGCGTTCCcgtcttggagaagagcgGCATTGTATACAAGTCTGTGCTATCTAGGGGACAGGATGCTTGCGCGACTGCTCTTGAGGCTGCGGCATTCCTCTTTGCCAAGGGATGTACGACTATTGACCTCTACAAGGTCAACTCCCCCGCTGGGTCCCATACAGCACAGCCGCGTGTGCTCGTTGATCTGCCTCCATACTTCTGGAACCACACCAAGAGCCACTGGATGGAGTCGCGGTTGAGTATCGAGCATCGCTTCCGCCGTCATGCTCGCACTGACTTCTTGGGATATCCTGTCAATGACTGGAACCCTATGGAGCCACGCTGGCGCAATCTCATTCGTCTCCGCGAGCAGCCCTGGCTGAAGGGCCATATCGTGCAGGGCTCATATGTCTACCCTGGTACAGGCTACATGTGCATGGCTCTCGAGGCGATGTATCATCTGCGACAAATGCCTGAGTATACAGCACCTCAGGGTGACTTTGTGGGATACCGGCTGAAAGATGTCAAGCTGATTCGCGCTCTGATGGTTCCAGCAAGTGAAGAGGGAGTTGAGACGCTGTTCTCTCTGCGTCACTACAAGGAAAGTACAGCTTCTTACTCCAACAATTGGTATGAGTTCCGTGTCTTTTCTTGGTCTGCCGCTGATGGGTGGGCTGAACACGCTCACGGTATGATTACTGCCGTCTATGATGCCCCGAACACGGCTCATTTAAACCGTATTCCCTTCAACCCCACGATGGATATTGCAGTGGGCTTGGAGAACTTTGCGGGAACCCGCACAGCTGAGAACTTGTATGACATCGTCGATGCTGTGGGTTTGGTGTACGAAGAACCATTCCGGAACTTGACTGGAGACCTCGTGTCCAACGAGGGCACAGCAAAGGGGGTCGTCACTGTGCCTGATACCAAGTCCCTGATGCCTTTTGAGTTTGAGTATCCTTATCTCGTCCACCCTGCCACTATGGACGGGTTTGTCCAGATGGTGTTCCCCGCGTTGCTACATGCCCAGACCTCCATCGCGTCTCCGTATCTACCAGTCTTCTTCGCCGACACTTTTGTACGAGGCGATATTGCTCAAGCTGCTGGCCATCGGTTTGACTGCATCGCAACTGCGGGATACACCGGCTTCCGAGAGGTCACGACCAATGTTCTTGTCCGCGACGAGGGCACCGGCGACGCGGTGGTCAGCTTTAAGGACGTCAAGTGCAGCGGAGTTGACTCTGGAGAGAATGCCAATGACGGTCTATCGGGTCGAGAAGCTATCAAGAAGCTGTGCTTCCACTCCACGTGGCACCCGGACCCAGAGCTCCTATCCCAGGACAAGGGTGACGAGTTAATGCGTTCCTTTATTCCTGTCCCTGAAGACCCTCAGCGAGTGGCTAACCTCGAGTCGATCGcctactactactactaccgGGTTCTGCAGACTGTTACTGAAGACCAGGTTCCCAGCATGAAGCCTCACCACCAGAAGTTCTTCCGATTCATGCAGTACCAGAGTGACCTCGTTTTGGCTCACAAGAGCCCTCACCAGACACCCGAGTGGGAGCAACTTGATGACCCAGTCATCAgccagaagatggagaatctGGCTGTCCGTCTGGAACCCTCTGGTACCGACGCTCAGCTCATCTGCCGAGTGGGCCGAAAGCTCGACAAGATCCTCACCGGCGTCGTCGACCCGCTTGCGCTGATGCTGGAAGACGAGCTTCTGTACAAGTACTACGAGTCTGTCATGGGCTACGACATCATTTACCACTACGCCGAGATCCTTGCCAACAAGAACCCTAATATGCAGGTTCTGGAAATTGGTGGCGGTACTGGTGGTGCTACGGCCCCAATCTTGTCAGCTTTCGGCGGAAATAACGGGAAGTACCCCAAGTTTACCTCGTACACTTTCACCGATATCTCTTCGGGCTTCTTCGAGGAAGCCgagaccaagttcaaggactgGGAGGGCCTTGTTGAGTATAGACGACTCAACATTGAAGAAGACCCTGTTGATCAGGGTTTCGAGGCTGGAAAATATGATCTTGTCGTTGCAGCTTCGGTGTTACACGCTACGGCCAACATCACTCGGACTCTGGAGAACACGCGAAAGCTGCTTAAGCCGGGTGGTCGTCTCATCTTGGTTGAGATCTCCAATATACTCAACCAGGCCTTCCTCTTGTTTGGCTGCCTGCCCGGCTGGTGGATGTCTGAGGAGAGCTACCGCCCTTGGGGTCCTACTATGGATCAGGATATGTGGGCAGAGCACCTCAAGCGTGTTGGGTTCAGTGACCTGACTCTCGCTGCACCAGATAGCGAGGACCCCAAGGACGAGCTGGGCCGGGTCTTCTCttgtgttgctgttgagcagCCTGCCCCGCCATCCGTCGACCCATCTATTTCCTCGGTAGTACTGATCGTCGATGACGGCGCACCTAGTGATTTGGAGCAGTGTATTGACGAGAAATTTTCGAAGCTGGGTGTTCCAGTTCGTAGGACTCGACTTGCTGAAGCGGCAGACACACCCCTAGAGAACACTTGTTGCGTGTCTCTGGCTGAGGTCAACCGCTCCGTCATCAAGGATATGACATTGGCCGAGTTTGAAGGCATCAAGACTATCTTCAAGTCTAGCCGGGCTTTGCTCTGGGTGACCGAAGGAGCATTCAACAACGCAAGCCGTCCAGAGTCGGCCCTCTTCCACGGTCTTGCTCGCTCACTCCGGGCTGAGAACGAGACCTTCCCGTTGACCACGGCGGACTTTGCGTCCATCAATCGTAAGAACCCTTCAGAAACTGCACAACAATTGCTTGAGCTGTTGAAGCAAGTCCTGCGGAACCTCGGAACTCAGGAGCCCGAGTATCACTATGAAGATGGCTCTTGGAAAGTCTGCCGCTGCCTCGAGTCTGTTGATGCCAGCGCTCAGATCCATGGCTGCCTGCACCATGAGTCAGCTGTCAGCGATAAGACAGAGTTGCAGCCCTTCTACCAGCCCGGTAGGCCCTTGAAGTTGAGCATCAAGACGCCTGGTCTTCTGGATACGCTGCGCTTCGAAGACGATCCTCTACCAGCCGAACCTCTTGGCACTGacgaggttgaagttgaagtcaagGCATCCGGCGTCAACTTCCGCGATATCATGATCTGCACGGGACAGATGTCTGACCCTTCGCTTGGACTTGAGTGTGCTGGCATTGTCCACCGCGTCGGAGACAATGTCTCTAATGTCAAGGTCGGTCAGCGTGTGGTAGCGTGGACTCGATATAACTACTCCAACTATGCTCGTACTCCCGCTTGCGTTGTCGAACCAATCCCTGACGACATGAGCTACGCCACCGCGGCCTCCTTGCCTATCGTATACAACACCGTCATCTATGGGTTACAGCACATGGCTCGTCTCCGCAAGGGCGAGTCGATCCTCATCCACGCAGCTGCTGGAGGTGTTGGTCAAGCGGCTATAACTCTAGCCCAACGTCTTGGGGCGGATATCTTTGTAACGGTTGGAACTCAAGACAAGCGAGACCTCATGAAGAGCGAGTTTGGAATCCCTGACGAGCGTATCTTTTCTAGTCGTGGCATTAGCTTTGCGCAAGACATCAAGAAGGCAACCAACGGCCGCGGCGTTGATGTCGTGCTCAACAGCTTGGCGGGAGAGATGCTGAGTGCTACATGGGACTGCATTGCTACATTTGGCCGCTTCATCGAGATAGGCAAGAAGGATATGATAGACAACCGTCGTCTCGATATGGCGCCGTTCCTGCGTAATGTCATGTTTGCCTCTATCGATCTCATCACCGTCTATGAGCAGAACATCTCGTTGGCAGGTGAGCTTCTCCATGAGACGATGGACCTCATCCGAACCAAGGCCATCAAACCTATTCCCCgcatcaagatcttctcattctcccaatTTGAGGAGGCCTTTCGTTTCATGCAGCAAGGCAAGCATGTCGGTAAGATTGTTATGGTGCCTGAAGAGAACGACATGGTCCCA GCTATCCCAGCATCATCGGGTCCCTTCACCTTCCAGGAGGACGCGTCATATCTCATTACTGGATTTGGCGGTCTCGGTCGCAGTATGGCACGCTGGATGGCTTCGCGAGGTGCCAAGAACCTCATCTTTGCTTCGCGTTCTGGAGACAGCCGCCCTGAAGTGCGCGAGCTCATTGATGAACTTGCTGAGGTTGGCACGCGAGTTAAGGCTCTGCCGGTTGACATCACCAATGGACCAGCACTAGATGCCGCCATAAGAGGCATTGCCGATAGTTTCCCACCTCTCCGTGGTGTTGTTCAAGCTGCCATGGTTCTGGACGATGCCATCTTCGACAACATGTCTCTCAAGTCGTTCAACAACGGCATTAGGCCCAAGGTCCAAGGAACTTGGAATCTGCACCAGTCTACGTTGAACCAACCGCTcgacttcttcgtcatcatggcGTCTTCAGTCGGTGTTCTTGGTAACTCCGGTCAGGCCAACTACTCAGCCGGTAACGCGTACGAGGATGCTCTCGCACAGTACCGCCGCTCACAAGGACTCCCTGCCATCTCGGTTGATCTGGGTATGATCTTGTCTGTGGGAGCCGTGGCTCAGGATTCTACGGGAATGATCCGCAACAATCTAGAGAGCAAAGGATTCGTGGGtattgaggaggatgagttCCTTGCCATCCTCGAGACTTCCATTCGAGagtcatcctcttcatcagctgCCAGTCAGATGATTACTGGCATCCAGACACAATCAATCGTTCCAGGTGACGACGGCGTTCCCGTTGACGAACCCTTCTGGAAATCTAGCCCAGTCTTCTCTCACCTCCCGAAATTGGGCGCCCGCTCTTCCGGTCAGTCCAACAATGCGGGCGAGCAGTCCATTCAGTCTCTCCTCAAGGGAGCCCTCTTACTAACTGATGCTGTGACGGTCATCATCGACGCAATGACAATCAAGCTCAGCCGCAGTCTGATGATGGACGTCGCAGAGCTGGACCCGACCCGCCCAACCAGTGCATTTGGAATAGACAGCTTGGTGGCTGTCGAGCTCCGAAACTGGTTCCAGAAACACATGAAGGCTGATATTGCCGTATTTGAGATTTTGCAGACCAATAGTCTGCAGACGCTTGCCTTTCGAGTTGCAGAGAAGAGTACTTTGGTGGAAGGCTCCCTGGCAGATGGACAGTGA